The following coding sequences are from one Frigoribacterium sp. Leaf415 window:
- a CDS encoding DEAD/DEAH box helicase gives MGDMDLGDEFDVHGGFVAGDGAATRDAVNADDPVHSTAVPLVDAVDVIRLVGPRAFNRAKEYVRDSAVLTTEWHPADERLEGTVQGAESTPYQVVVDLRATRGEYSRPVRSRCTCPIGGDCKHVAATLLQSNSRAVADRSAPTPTVADLTTGGVTALGAARTGTGGSDWRSTVGAIGQPTRASSARTTRMGLLFELRDRAHSTRGRAVAPSARRQGGPTVQRLGVRPVTLSGTGNWVRGNLTWSSLPYQLNRLAIDPEHHAWFGQFAALHRSAVSTYTPGDADWLFVDDFGSPLLWPLLAEAERLGISLVTGKRSTDVLVGDEARVTVDAVRGDDGSMLLTAGVTVDGVAQRAESTGVIADHGVWCVAHEPALTFTLAPTAAPLDDEQRRLLTVTPEVVVPAADSDEFLRDYYPTLRRRVDVVSSDASIEFPTIVPPVLTLTVTFEKGQAIRLTWGWTIDGTLRPPTAHSPVPDLGELDVVPRDQVLKGVTAAEFATGTLPALEARTDLQVDLVGTRPDYRELTDEPRLTITTMPTDKRDWFNLGVLVTVEGRTVPFTPLITALAKGRKKLLLVDHSYLSLDHPAFDELKRLIDEASALDEWQVAPRINRYQASLWSELDELADETVPAAEWQQAVGGLLALADAGGLEAATAIPVPAAVDATLRPYQHEGFAWLAFLHDQGLGGVLADDMGLGKTLQTLALVAHVRETERARAGDPAVAAAAAAGAVSDGPSIPPAPFLVVAPTSVVSNWAAEAARFTPGLTVRAVTATQAKGGRGSVHDLAQGADVVVTSYALFRLDFAAYQAEGWAGLILDEAQFVKNRASQAHRCAVDLDVPFKLAITGTPLENSLTDLWSLLHVVAPGLLGSSVRFADDYVKPITTGEAPDLLQKLRKRIRPLMMRRTKEQVASDLPAKQEQVLRVDLDPAHRDLYDAFLQRERQKLLGLMDDLDRNRFIVFRSLTLLRLLSLDASLVDEAYADIPSAKLDQLLDELEDVVAEGHRALIFSQFTTFLHKVAARLEQRGVAFEYLDGSTRRRGEVIDRFKTGDAPAFLISLKAGGFGLNLTEADYVFILDPWWNPATEAQAVDRTHRIGQTDNVMVYRMIANDTIEEKVLALQAQKSQLFDAVMDDDAVFSAALTADDIRGLLDA, from the coding sequence ATGGGCGACATGGACCTGGGCGACGAGTTCGACGTGCACGGCGGCTTCGTCGCCGGCGACGGTGCCGCGACTCGTGACGCCGTCAACGCCGACGACCCCGTCCACTCGACGGCCGTGCCGCTGGTCGACGCCGTCGACGTCATCCGGCTCGTCGGGCCCCGCGCCTTCAACCGGGCGAAAGAGTACGTCCGCGACTCAGCCGTGCTCACCACGGAATGGCACCCGGCCGACGAGCGCCTCGAGGGCACCGTCCAGGGCGCCGAGTCGACGCCGTACCAGGTCGTCGTCGACCTGCGGGCGACCCGCGGCGAGTACAGCCGACCGGTCCGCAGCCGGTGCACCTGCCCGATCGGCGGCGACTGCAAGCACGTCGCGGCGACTCTGCTCCAGAGCAACTCCCGAGCCGTGGCCGATCGCAGTGCTCCGACACCCACCGTCGCCGACCTGACGACCGGGGGCGTGACCGCGCTCGGCGCTGCACGGACCGGCACGGGCGGGAGCGACTGGCGGTCGACGGTGGGTGCGATCGGGCAGCCGACCCGCGCCTCCTCGGCCCGGACGACCCGCATGGGTCTGCTGTTCGAACTGCGCGACCGGGCTCACTCGACCCGGGGGCGCGCGGTCGCGCCCTCCGCCCGCCGTCAGGGCGGACCGACGGTGCAGCGACTCGGCGTGCGGCCGGTCACCCTGAGCGGCACGGGCAACTGGGTGCGGGGCAACCTCACCTGGTCGTCGTTGCCGTACCAACTCAACCGGCTCGCCATCGACCCCGAGCACCACGCCTGGTTCGGCCAGTTCGCGGCGCTGCACCGGTCGGCCGTCTCGACCTACACGCCGGGCGACGCCGACTGGCTGTTCGTCGACGACTTCGGCAGCCCCCTGCTCTGGCCGCTGCTGGCCGAGGCCGAGCGCCTCGGCATCTCGCTCGTGACGGGCAAGCGCTCGACCGACGTCCTCGTCGGTGACGAGGCCCGGGTGACCGTCGACGCGGTGCGCGGCGATGACGGCTCGATGCTGCTGACCGCCGGGGTCACCGTCGACGGCGTGGCCCAGCGTGCGGAGTCGACCGGCGTGATCGCCGACCACGGGGTGTGGTGCGTCGCGCACGAACCTGCGCTGACCTTCACCCTCGCGCCGACCGCGGCCCCGCTCGACGACGAGCAACGCCGGCTCTTGACCGTCACGCCCGAGGTGGTCGTGCCCGCCGCCGACTCCGACGAGTTCCTGCGCGACTACTACCCCACCCTGCGCCGGCGCGTCGACGTCGTCAGCTCGGACGCCTCGATCGAGTTCCCGACGATCGTGCCGCCCGTGCTGACGCTGACGGTCACCTTCGAGAAGGGGCAGGCGATACGGCTGACGTGGGGGTGGACGATCGACGGCACGCTGCGGCCGCCGACGGCGCACTCCCCCGTCCCCGACCTGGGCGAGCTCGACGTCGTCCCCCGCGATCAGGTGCTGAAGGGGGTGACCGCAGCCGAGTTCGCGACGGGCACGCTGCCCGCCCTCGAGGCGCGAACCGACCTGCAGGTCGACCTCGTCGGCACGCGGCCCGACTATCGCGAGCTGACCGACGAGCCACGTCTGACCATCACCACCATGCCGACCGACAAGCGCGACTGGTTCAACCTCGGCGTGCTGGTGACCGTCGAGGGACGGACCGTCCCCTTCACACCGCTCATCACCGCCCTCGCGAAGGGGCGGAAGAAGCTGCTGCTCGTCGACCACTCCTACCTCTCCCTCGACCACCCGGCCTTCGACGAGCTGAAGAGACTGATCGACGAGGCGTCGGCGCTCGACGAGTGGCAGGTCGCCCCGCGCATCAACCGCTACCAGGCGAGTCTCTGGTCCGAACTCGACGAACTCGCCGACGAGACCGTCCCCGCCGCCGAGTGGCAGCAGGCGGTCGGCGGGCTCCTGGCCCTCGCCGACGCCGGCGGCCTCGAGGCCGCCACGGCGATCCCCGTGCCGGCCGCGGTGGACGCGACCCTGCGCCCGTACCAGCACGAGGGGTTCGCCTGGCTCGCCTTCCTCCACGACCAGGGGCTCGGTGGCGTCCTGGCCGACGACATGGGGCTCGGCAAGACGCTGCAGACGCTCGCGCTCGTCGCACACGTGCGCGAGACCGAACGAGCCCGGGCCGGCGACCCCGCAGTCGCAGCCGCAGCCGCAGCCGGAGCCGTGTCGGACGGTCCGAGCATCCCGCCCGCACCCTTCCTCGTCGTCGCTCCGACCTCGGTGGTGTCGAACTGGGCGGCCGAGGCTGCACGGTTCACCCCGGGGCTGACCGTCCGGGCCGTGACCGCCACCCAGGCGAAGGGCGGGCGGGGGTCGGTGCACGACCTCGCGCAAGGTGCCGACGTCGTCGTGACCTCGTACGCACTGTTCCGCCTCGACTTCGCCGCGTACCAGGCCGAAGGCTGGGCGGGGCTGATCCTCGACGAGGCGCAGTTCGTCAAGAACCGCGCCTCGCAGGCTCACCGTTGCGCGGTCGACCTCGACGTGCCGTTCAAGCTCGCGATCACCGGAACGCCGCTCGAGAACAGCCTCACCGACCTGTGGTCGCTGCTGCACGTCGTGGCACCCGGCCTGCTCGGCAGCAGCGTCCGGTTCGCCGACGACTACGTCAAACCGATCACGACGGGCGAGGCGCCTGACCTGCTGCAGAAGCTGCGCAAGCGCATCCGACCGTTGATGATGCGCCGCACGAAAGAGCAGGTCGCCTCCGACCTGCCGGCCAAGCAAGAGCAGGTGCTGCGCGTCGACCTCGACCCCGCGCACCGCGACCTCTACGACGCCTTCCTGCAGCGTGAACGGCAGAAGCTGCTCGGCCTGATGGACGACCTCGACCGCAACCGGTTCATCGTCTTCCGGTCGCTCACCTTGCTGCGACTGCTGTCGCTCGACGCCTCGCTCGTCGACGAGGCCTACGCCGACATCCCCTCGGCGAAGCTCGACCAGCTGCTCGACGAACTCGAGGACGTCGTCGCCGAGGGGCATCGTGCGCTGATCTTCAGCCAGTTCACGACCTTCCTGCACAAGGTCGCCGCGCGACTCGAACAGCGTGGGGTCGCCTTCGAGTACCTCGACGGGTCGACCCGGCGTCGGGGCGAGGTGATCGACCGGTTCAAGACGGGCGACGCCCCGGCGTTCCTGATCAGCCTCAAGGCCGGCGGGTTCGGGCTCAACCTCACCGAGGCCGACTACGTCTTCATCCTGGACCCGTGGTGGAACCCGGCGACCGAGGCCCAGGCCGTCGACCGCACGCACCGCATCGGCCAGACGGACAACGTCATGGTCTACCGGATGATCGCGAACGACACCATCGAAGAGAAGGTGCTGGCCCTCCAGGCGCAGAAGTCGCAGCTCTTCGACGCCGTCATGGACGACGACGCCGTGTTCAGCGCGGCACTCACCGCCGACGACATCCGCGGCCTGCTCGACGCCTGA
- a CDS encoding putative quinol monooxygenase, with amino-acid sequence MPTIVHLELHVDPARLDLAHEIARETLVATRAWPGCEGLEVLIDDADPSVMIVVETWASSADHDAYVAWRATPEGANRLPEVLLAPPTTRTFAETVSLG; translated from the coding sequence ATGCCCACCATCGTCCACCTCGAACTCCACGTCGACCCCGCCCGGCTCGACCTCGCTCACGAGATCGCCCGCGAGACCCTCGTCGCCACGCGCGCCTGGCCCGGCTGCGAGGGGCTCGAGGTGCTGATCGACGACGCCGACCCGTCGGTGATGATCGTCGTCGAGACCTGGGCCTCGTCGGCCGACCACGACGCCTACGTCGCCTGGCGGGCCACCCCCGAGGGGGCGAACCGTCTGCCCGAGGTGCTGCTCGCCCCGCCGACGACCCGCACCTTCGCCGAGACGGTGTCGCTGGGCTGA
- a CDS encoding SDR family oxidoreductase, producing MSTTETPQTDSTQPGAGGSVPGTALVVGASGITGTALVEQLTREGWDVLALSRRASSSAGVTGIAADLTSAESLRTALADAKPTHVFFAAWQKRDTEAENIAVNGAMVRDLLAALDHAPVRHVSLVTGLKHYLGPFEAYGTGNMPDTPFHEDEERLPYPNFYYAQEDELFAAAERQGFTWSVHRSHTVIGFAVGNAMNMGLTIAVQAALSKRLGRPFVFPGSETQWNSLVDVTDAGVLAEQMIWAATDPAGADEPFNVVNGDVFRWRWLWPRLAGHLGIDPALVEGFEGEPRPLEQQMVGLEQEWRDLVAEHDLAEPELSRVASWWHTDGDLGRDIEVVTDMGKARDAGFTRYRRTEQAFVDLFERYRSARLIP from the coding sequence ATGAGCACCACCGAGACACCCCAGACCGACAGCACCCAGCCCGGTGCCGGCGGAAGCGTCCCCGGCACCGCCCTCGTCGTCGGCGCCAGCGGCATCACCGGCACCGCCCTCGTCGAGCAGTTGACGCGCGAGGGGTGGGACGTCCTCGCCCTCTCGCGCCGCGCCTCCTCGTCCGCGGGGGTGACGGGCATCGCCGCCGACCTGACGAGCGCCGAGAGCCTGCGCACCGCGCTGGCCGACGCGAAGCCGACGCACGTGTTCTTCGCCGCGTGGCAGAAGCGCGACACCGAGGCGGAGAACATCGCCGTCAACGGCGCCATGGTCCGCGACCTGCTGGCCGCCCTCGACCACGCGCCGGTGCGGCACGTGTCGCTCGTGACCGGGCTGAAGCACTACCTCGGCCCGTTCGAGGCCTACGGCACGGGGAACATGCCCGACACGCCCTTCCACGAGGACGAGGAGCGCCTGCCCTACCCGAACTTCTACTACGCCCAGGAGGACGAGCTCTTCGCCGCCGCCGAGCGCCAGGGCTTCACGTGGTCGGTGCACCGTTCGCACACCGTCATCGGGTTCGCCGTCGGCAACGCCATGAACATGGGGCTGACCATCGCCGTGCAGGCCGCGCTGAGCAAGCGCCTCGGCCGCCCGTTCGTCTTCCCCGGCAGCGAGACGCAGTGGAACTCGCTCGTCGACGTCACCGACGCGGGCGTCCTTGCCGAGCAGATGATCTGGGCCGCGACCGACCCGGCCGGCGCCGACGAGCCGTTCAACGTCGTCAACGGCGACGTCTTCCGCTGGCGTTGGCTGTGGCCGCGCCTCGCCGGCCATCTCGGCATCGACCCCGCGCTCGTCGAGGGCTTCGAGGGCGAGCCGCGGCCGCTCGAGCAGCAGATGGTCGGCCTCGAGCAGGAGTGGCGCGACCTCGTCGCCGAGCACGACCTCGCCGAGCCCGAGCTGTCGCGGGTCGCCTCGTGGTGGCACACCGACGGCGACCTCGGCCGCGACATCGAGGTCGTCACCGACATGGGCAAGGCCCGTGACGCCGGCTTCACCCGGTACCGCCGCACCGAGCAGGCGTTCGTCGACCTGTTCGAGCGGTACCGCTCCGCCCGCCTCATCCCGTAG
- a CDS encoding threonine/serine ThrE exporter family protein, which yields MSDARRPERPTPVRPRPPRVPKAPKGKPRGPAQSRLVNQHELRDVRARLRGTIYEGTTPEHGIGGDLYSPRQIVDFCLDLGDVMLSSGADVRSTEVAIVAVSTKWNLAPLELDITGTAITIQYAPAGDHPLVKTRVIYAEGSNLHRLSRVYQIVDDLLHDDRDMTEAVAGLVEVLKSPPRWPSWLTDLAMGLLGVSVTLQAGGTWQAAVGAFVVMIGIMASGRGLTARGIPQFFVIGLQAASTAALGTLGIWAGLLTTGGAAAMVAAVVVLVLPHPTIVTWAQDAISGFRSMAVGRALVIGLIVAGVVCGIPAGLAVTARFADIEVDPTNITLQALPLWLSLISSFAAASANSIAQGSTARMIPITIGVALVGNLSLFTLRHLGLPLMGATFVAATLLGALSTVAAARLRTAATVIAVPAFCGSLLPSLAVASSLLNFMAGNDGAEVDFVFSMLTTLAIGAGLVLGSLLATPGARRWLRRAKRVRVQSVHTDTTPISVIVPTVAAEPPVVAEPPVAPTPPVAPTPPVAAKPPVSPGPPVDPSTSPASVVRTAPIPVAPSVPETGSEPMPTPQRPRLADPTAPRLPGVALSTPVRSAPPAADPGTSSD from the coding sequence GTGTCAGACGCCAGGCGCCCGGAGCGGCCCACCCCGGTGAGGCCCCGCCCGCCGCGGGTGCCCAAGGCACCGAAGGGCAAGCCGCGGGGTCCGGCCCAGTCACGACTGGTCAATCAGCACGAGCTGCGCGACGTCCGGGCCCGGCTTCGCGGCACCATCTACGAAGGCACGACGCCCGAGCACGGCATCGGCGGCGACCTCTACTCGCCGCGTCAGATCGTCGACTTCTGCCTCGACCTGGGCGACGTCATGCTGTCGTCGGGTGCCGACGTCCGCAGCACCGAGGTCGCGATCGTCGCCGTCAGCACCAAGTGGAACCTGGCCCCGCTCGAGCTCGACATCACGGGCACGGCCATCACCATCCAGTACGCCCCGGCCGGCGACCACCCGCTGGTCAAGACCCGGGTCATCTACGCCGAGGGGTCGAACCTGCACCGGCTGTCGCGGGTCTACCAGATCGTCGACGACCTGCTGCACGACGACCGCGACATGACCGAGGCGGTCGCCGGCCTCGTCGAGGTGCTGAAGTCCCCGCCCCGCTGGCCGTCGTGGCTGACCGATCTGGCGATGGGCCTGCTCGGCGTGTCCGTGACGCTGCAGGCCGGCGGCACGTGGCAGGCCGCCGTCGGCGCCTTCGTGGTGATGATCGGCATCATGGCGTCGGGTCGCGGGCTGACCGCCCGCGGCATCCCCCAGTTCTTCGTGATCGGCCTGCAGGCCGCATCGACCGCCGCACTCGGCACGCTCGGCATCTGGGCGGGGCTGCTGACCACGGGAGGCGCGGCGGCGATGGTCGCGGCCGTGGTCGTCCTCGTCCTGCCGCACCCCACGATCGTCACCTGGGCCCAGGACGCGATCTCGGGCTTCCGGTCGATGGCCGTCGGCCGCGCCCTGGTGATCGGGCTGATCGTCGCGGGGGTGGTCTGCGGCATCCCGGCCGGTCTCGCCGTGACCGCCCGGTTCGCGGACATCGAGGTCGACCCGACGAACATCACGCTGCAGGCGCTGCCGCTCTGGCTCTCGCTCATCTCGAGCTTCGCCGCGGCGTCAGCCAACTCGATCGCCCAGGGGTCGACCGCCCGCATGATCCCGATCACGATCGGCGTCGCCCTGGTCGGCAACCTCTCGCTCTTCACCCTGCGCCACCTCGGACTGCCGCTGATGGGCGCGACGTTCGTCGCGGCGACCTTGTTGGGCGCGCTCTCGACCGTGGCCGCGGCACGCCTGCGGACGGCGGCGACGGTCATCGCCGTGCCGGCGTTCTGCGGGTCGTTGCTGCCGTCGCTCGCCGTGGCGTCGTCGCTGCTGAACTTCATGGCCGGCAACGACGGCGCCGAGGTCGACTTCGTGTTCTCGATGCTCACGACGCTGGCGATCGGTGCCGGACTCGTGCTCGGCAGCCTGCTCGCGACCCCGGGCGCCCGACGGTGGCTGCGCCGGGCCAAGCGCGTGCGGGTGCAGTCGGTGCACACGGACACGACGCCGATCAGCGTCATCGTGCCGACGGTCGCAGCGGAGCCGCCGGTCGTGGCGGAGCCGCCGGTCGCGCCGACGCCGCCGGTCGCGCCGACGCCGCCGGTCGCGGCGAAGCCGCCGGTCTCACCGGGGCCGCCGGTCGACCCGTCCACGTCGCCTGCGTCCGTGGTCAGGACCGCGCCGATCCCCGTGGCCCCGTCCGTCCCCGAGACCGGGTCGGAACCGATGCCGACCCCGCAGCGGCCGCGCCTCGCGGACCCCACCGCACCGCGCCTCCCCGGGGTCGCCCTCTCGACACCGGTCCGATCCGCCCCACCCGCGGCGGAC
- a CDS encoding molybdopterin-dependent oxidoreductase, translating to MSVRLSPPESATPDPAPTPGPGDPMTPRAAGLWAALAGVVSMAAFLAAAEVVALVTGPTGSPLFAVGSAVIDLAPAGVKDTMVSLFGTGDKVALFVLMGVLLVVITGAAGYGEYRRQPIGKIAFVAGGALAVIAVLTRADAGQVDAIPSLVGTFAAVLLVDKLASRLRRWVFSTSPGWAEQTQPVPPLRGPGLERRSFLTYTVVAGVAAVVVGTGARVVNAGRANAAALRRALTLPRASVTETAVPAGASLDVEGITPYVTPNADFYRIDTALQVPSIDPADWSLRIHGLVDREVSISFDELLALPLEEHMATLSCVSNDVGGDLIGNALWLGYPIRSLLDRAGPNGGADMVLSRSIDGFSAGTPLDVLQDEGTDALLAVGMNGQPLPIEHGFPVRMVVPGLFGYVSATKWVVEMEVTRFADAEGYWTPRGWDALGPVKLESRIDVPRDGGSVDAGTVSIAGVAWQPHTGVEAVQVRIDGGSWLDATLADSVSADTWRQWVYRWDAGAAGSGSHTIDVRAQGTDGTWQPEAYVQPAPNGAEGWHRVTVDVA from the coding sequence ATGTCGGTCCGCCTGTCCCCACCCGAGTCGGCGACGCCCGACCCCGCCCCGACGCCCGGGCCCGGCGACCCGATGACCCCCCGCGCCGCCGGCCTGTGGGCCGCACTCGCCGGCGTCGTGTCGATGGCCGCGTTCCTCGCCGCCGCCGAGGTCGTCGCCCTCGTCACCGGACCCACCGGCAGCCCGCTCTTCGCCGTCGGCTCAGCGGTCATCGACCTCGCCCCCGCCGGCGTGAAGGACACCATGGTGTCGCTGTTCGGCACCGGCGACAAGGTCGCCCTCTTCGTGCTGATGGGCGTGCTGCTCGTCGTCATCACCGGCGCGGCCGGCTACGGCGAGTACCGCCGCCAGCCGATCGGCAAGATCGCCTTCGTGGCGGGCGGGGCGCTCGCCGTGATCGCCGTCCTGACCCGCGCGGACGCCGGCCAGGTGGACGCCATCCCGAGCCTCGTCGGCACCTTCGCAGCCGTGCTGCTCGTCGACAAGCTCGCCTCGCGCCTCCGTCGGTGGGTCTTTTCGACGTCGCCCGGGTGGGCCGAGCAGACGCAGCCCGTCCCGCCGCTGCGCGGGCCCGGGCTCGAGCGCCGGTCGTTCCTGACCTACACGGTGGTGGCCGGCGTGGCCGCGGTCGTCGTCGGCACGGGGGCGCGCGTGGTGAACGCGGGCCGCGCGAACGCGGCGGCGCTGCGGCGTGCCCTGACGCTGCCGCGCGCGAGTGTGACCGAGACCGCGGTGCCGGCCGGCGCCTCCCTGGACGTCGAGGGAATCACGCCCTACGTCACGCCCAACGCCGACTTCTACCGCATCGACACGGCCCTCCAGGTGCCGTCGATCGACCCGGCCGACTGGAGCCTGCGCATCCACGGCCTGGTCGATCGCGAGGTGTCGATCTCGTTCGACGAGCTGCTCGCCCTGCCGCTCGAGGAGCACATGGCGACCCTCAGCTGCGTCTCGAACGACGTCGGCGGCGACCTCATCGGCAACGCGCTCTGGCTCGGCTACCCGATCCGCTCGCTGCTCGACCGGGCGGGTCCGAACGGTGGCGCCGACATGGTGCTGTCCCGCAGCATCGACGGCTTCTCGGCCGGCACCCCGCTCGACGTGCTGCAGGACGAGGGCACCGACGCGCTGCTCGCGGTCGGCATGAACGGCCAGCCGCTGCCGATCGAGCACGGCTTCCCGGTGCGGATGGTCGTGCCCGGCCTGTTCGGCTACGTGTCGGCGACCAAGTGGGTCGTCGAGATGGAGGTCACCCGCTTCGCCGACGCCGAGGGCTACTGGACGCCGCGAGGCTGGGACGCCCTCGGGCCGGTCAAGCTCGAATCACGCATCGACGTGCCCCGCGACGGGGGATCGGTGGACGCGGGGACGGTGTCGATCGCGGGCGTGGCCTGGCAGCCGCACACCGGGGTCGAGGCGGTCCAGGTGCGGATCGACGGCGGCTCGTGGCTCGACGCGACGCTGGCCGACTCGGTGTCGGCCGACACCTGGCGCCAGTGGGTCTACCGGTGGGACGCCGGGGCGGCCGGGTCGGGGTCGCACACCATCGACGTGCGGGCGCAGGGCACGGACGGCACGTGGCAACCCGAGGCATACGTGCAGCCGGCTCCGAACGGGGCCGAGGGGTGGCATCGCGTGACCGTCGACGTCGCCTGA
- a CDS encoding APC family permease, producing MSTTNQQPANRPPANQAQPPTTDTGESPTELKRAIGPKLLLLFIVGDILGTGVYALTGQVAAEVGGAAWLPFLIAFAVALVTAFSYLELVTKYPQTAGAALYVHKAFGIHFVTFIVCFVVMCSGITSASTASRAFAANLAAGIGVELSNSAVMLIAMAFMLLVMAVNFRGVSESVKANVVLTLIELSGLVMVILIGFWFIAGGNADWGQVVLFETPGDKSLLLSVSTATSLAFFAMVGFEDSVNMAEETKDPSRIFPKVMLTGLGITAVIYVLVSICAVAIVPIGELADNETPLVTVVNTAAPDFPIGGLLPFISMFAVANSALINMMMASRLLYGMSKQGVLPGFLGKVHATRQTPWASIVFTTALSLVLIGYVSLSPESPIVAVLGGTTSLLLLSVFALVNVVVLVLRRDAVTHKHFRAGTVLPIIGVVACLWLVLPVSSGRGAEQYTIAGGLLAIGVVLWLVTFVSRRGRPVPSDAIADAERADPRV from the coding sequence ATGTCGACGACGAACCAGCAGCCCGCGAACCGGCCGCCCGCGAACCAGGCCCAGCCGCCCACGACCGACACGGGTGAGAGTCCCACCGAGCTGAAGCGGGCCATCGGCCCGAAGCTGTTGTTGCTCTTCATCGTCGGCGACATCCTGGGCACGGGCGTCTACGCCCTGACCGGGCAGGTCGCGGCCGAGGTCGGCGGTGCGGCCTGGCTGCCGTTCCTGATCGCGTTCGCCGTGGCGCTGGTGACGGCGTTCTCGTACCTCGAACTCGTGACGAAGTACCCGCAGACCGCGGGCGCGGCCCTCTACGTGCACAAGGCGTTCGGCATCCACTTCGTGACGTTCATCGTCTGCTTCGTGGTGATGTGCTCGGGCATCACGAGCGCGTCGACCGCGTCACGGGCGTTCGCGGCCAACCTGGCGGCGGGCATCGGCGTCGAGCTGTCGAACTCGGCCGTGATGCTGATCGCGATGGCGTTCATGCTGCTCGTGATGGCGGTGAACTTCCGCGGCGTGAGCGAGAGCGTCAAGGCGAACGTCGTACTCACCCTGATCGAGCTCTCGGGCCTCGTCATGGTGATCCTGATCGGCTTCTGGTTCATCGCCGGCGGCAACGCCGACTGGGGCCAGGTCGTGCTGTTCGAGACGCCCGGTGACAAGTCGCTGCTGTTGAGCGTCAGCACGGCGACGTCGCTCGCGTTCTTCGCCATGGTCGGCTTCGAGGACTCGGTCAACATGGCGGAGGAGACGAAGGACCCGAGCCGCATCTTCCCCAAGGTCATGCTGACCGGTCTGGGCATCACCGCGGTGATCTACGTGCTCGTCTCGATCTGCGCCGTGGCGATCGTGCCCATCGGCGAGCTGGCCGACAACGAGACACCGCTGGTCACGGTGGTGAACACCGCCGCCCCGGACTTCCCGATCGGCGGGCTGCTGCCGTTCATCTCGATGTTCGCCGTCGCGAACAGCGCCCTGATCAACATGATGATGGCCAGCAGACTGCTCTACGGCATGAGCAAGCAGGGCGTGCTGCCGGGCTTCCTGGGCAAGGTGCACGCCACACGCCAGACCCCGTGGGCGTCGATCGTCTTCACGACGGCGCTCAGCCTGGTGCTGATCGGCTACGTCTCGCTGTCGCCCGAGTCGCCCATCGTGGCCGTGCTCGGCGGCACGACGTCCCTCCTGCTGCTGTCGGTGTTCGCCCTGGTCAACGTCGTCGTCCTGGTGTTGCGGCGCGACGCGGTGACGCACAAGCATTTCCGGGCGGGCACGGTGCTGCCGATCATCGGCGTCGTGGCGTGCCTCTGGCTCGTGCTGCCGGTGTCCTCCGGGCGCGGCGCCGAGCAGTACACGATCGCCGGCGGCCTGCTCGCGATCGGCGTCGTCCTCTGGCTCGTGACGTTCGTGTCGCGCCGGGGCCGGCCGGTGCCGAGCGACGCGATCGCCGACGCCGAGCGCGCCGACCCGCGGGTGTAG